GAAGTCAGGGATATTGTCGATGGTGTTTTCTAAATTTTGAATAAGCTCAGCAGATGCCATTTAATTATTGTTTTTTTGATGAATTTATTTTATAGCTTGTGATTTTCCAACCATTGGCTGTTGACTTAAGTCCATAGGTTACATTAAGTGATGTTGTGTTGCCATCTTTGTCCGTTACGTCGTAGTTGGCATTAATTGTTGAAGTATTGTCTTTGGTAATGGGCGCCGAAACGGAGTTTACTTTAATATTTTTCACAGAGCCAAAGCCAGAATTTGGATTTGAGAATTTGTCATAACTTCCCCATGCTGGATTTTCTGCGTTCTCGTAAGCTGCTTTAAGATTTTGAGAATTAAGATTGCTCAAGAATTTTGAAACCGTAGATTTTGGGTCACTGCTTACTTTTGGAGTCGATGGTGTGGAGGCTGTTGTGGTCGTTCCCGATGAATTGTCGGGACTTGTTGCTGTTGCGTCTGGATTATTAGGGTCAACCAAACTTGGATCAATAGGCTCCGTAGGTTCCGTAGTAACGGGCGCTTTTACTACCGCTCTAGGATTAAAATCGATTCCTGATTTTATCATTTGATAGACTTTCTTTGTTGTTTTTACGCTAACTTTTACTTCAAGTTTGTTATCGATAATACTTGCAACTGGTAAAGACGAATATTTCACAGTAAATCCGCGGAAATTATTATCCTGCATCATGTTTTTTGCAGTTTGTAGCTTGTTGCCATTGCTGAAAACTTCCAGTGTTGTTTCAAGTCCTGCTCCGGTAAATTCAATTTTTTCGCCATTTTGGTTAACCAACTGGGGGATTACTACAAAGGCTTTTGGACCATGGATGCTATCCGACATTGCGGGTTTTACAATAATATTAAGCGCGCTTGCAGCAACATCATTTGGGTCAACTTCTGATACTTTGTCATCACCAAAGATATTCATCGTGCCTAATGATGGTGGCGCTGTACTGGACCAACTAATGTTATTCTTCTGTGCGATTTCATCGGCCATTTTCATAATTTCGGGAACCTTTTTGCCGTTTAGCAATTTTCCTAAAGCCTCAATCTCTGCAACATCGCCATCCACATCAACACCGAATGTTTTTAAAATATATAAAGCTTCATTGAATTTTATCTGCTGTAAGGTCGGCAACGAGGAAGTCATATCGTTTATACTTTCCTGAAATGCCTTTCTGTTGGCACCATCTACACTTGTTTTTTTACAAGACATTACAAGGAATAAACTTGCAAACAAAAGGTATCGAAAGAATTTCATATCTATGTTTTTTCTAGTTAGATTTCTAATATACAAAATTGTTGTTAAATATCTACAATGCAATGTTTTGCATATAACAGACATGTTACAGCGCAAAATTACATCATTTCTTTTTTCGCGAAGCAAATTAAAAAAACTATTTTTACAAAAATTAATAGTAGTATGTCGAATAAATTGACGGTTGAGATCCATAGTTTTTCCTATAAAAAAGGAGGAATCCCAAAAGATGATTCTGGAAATGGTGGAGGATTTGTGTTTGATTGTCGAGGAATTCTCAATCCTGGACGTATTGAAGAATACAAATCTCAAACAGGAAATGATGTTGCAGTTCAAGAATATTTAGAAGAAAACACAAAGATGCCTTCGTTCCTGCACGCTGTAAAATCTATTGTTTCTATTAATATTGATGATTATCTGGAGAGAGGTTTTGAAAATCTTCAAATCAATTTTGGGTGTACAGGTGGACAGCACCGCTCGGTATATTCTGCATTGAAAATTACTGAATTTATCAAAGAAAAATATCCGAAGGTTGATGTCAAAATTCAGCATGATGAGCAACCACAACTTAACAAGTCACAAGCTTAATGAAAGCCTTGATTTTTGCGGCAGGCAAGGGGACAAGACTTCAACCATTCACCAACTTTCATCCCAAAGCGCTAGCTGAAGTTAACGGAATTCCTTTATTGGAACGAAATATCAAGTATTTGCAATCACATGGTATCAATGATTTTGTTATCAATGTTCATCATTTTGGAGAGCAAATCATTAAGTTTTTGGAATTAAAAAATAATTTTGGTGCCAATATTGAAATTTCGGATGAGCGAGAAAAATTATTAGAAACTGGCGGTGGTTTGGTTTTTGCAAGAGACTTACTATCATCGGAAGAGAGTTTCCTCATTATGAATGCCGATATCTTAACAGATCTCAATATTTCTAATTTTTTAAAATTCCATTTGGACGGCAATAACTTTGTTACATTAGCCGTTTCGGACAGACAAAGCTCAAGAAAATTATTTTTTGATAAAGAAATGATTTTAAAAGGCTGGAAAAACCTTGGAACTAACGAAACTAAAATGGCTTGTGATAATGATAACTTCAGAGAATTAGCTTTTAGCGGTATCCATTGTGTGCATACATCTATCTTTGAAAAAATAACGAGAAACGGAAAATTTTCAATAATGGATGAATATCTTGATATGATGATGACCGAAAAAATTATAGGTTACGAACATAACGCGAATTTGATAGATGTCGGAAAACCCGAATCTATACAACAAGCAGAAAAATTATTTTTATGATTGACGATAGCAAAGACTTAGATAAAAGATTACACGAAAGTTTCAGACGAAAAACTTGGGACGAAACCATTACCAAAGACAGTTGGATGGTTTTCAAAGTGATGGCTGAGTTTGTAGATGGTTACGAAAAAATGGGACGTATAGGACCTTGCGTTTCGATATTTGGTTCTGCCAGATTAAAAAAAGACGATTATTATTACAACATGGCGATCGAGATTGCGACCAAAATTACCGAAATAGGTTTTGGCGTTATCACAGGTGGAGGCCCTGGTATAATGGAAGCTGGTAACAAAGGGGCTTTTGGACATGGTATTTCTATTGGGCTTAATATTGACTTGCCGTTTGAACAACATTTCAATCCGTATATTGATAAAGGTTATAACCTCGATTTTGACTATTTCTTTGTTAGAAAAGTCATGTTTGTAAAATATTCTCAAGGATTTATTGTCATGCCAGGTGGTTTTGGGACTTTGGATGAATTGTCTGAAGCTTTAACTTTAATTCAGACGAAGAAGATTGGACGTTTTCCTATTGTATTGATAGGCTCAGATTTTTGGAGCGGACTTTTGGACTGGTTCAAAAACACATTGGTAGAACGAAAGCTAATCAATGAAGAGGATTTACAATTATTCCGAGTTGTAGATACAGCAGATGATGCCGTGGCACACATTAAAGCATTCTATGACAAATATGCTGTGAACGTCAATTTCTAAAATTGGCTGATGGCATGTTATTTGACCAAATTTTAAAAATCAATAGTTATGAAAAAGTATTTCAACATTTTTGGCGTTTTATTCTTGTTTATTGCAATGAGTTTTACAGGATTGGAGATGTTTTCATCGATGACAAAAGTTGAATTTGTAGAAGGTAGCAAAACCTTAAAATTTACAACTAAGCTAAGTACATCCCACATTTCTAAAGCGCTTAATATTGACCCAAACACAACAGGATTCGATGCAGAGGTTAAAAAATATGTTAATGCTAATGTTGCTATTGCTGTTAATGGGAGTAGTAAAGTATTAACTTTTACAGGAAGTCAGGTGAATGGCGAATCTGTTTTCGTTTATTATGAAGCTTCTGGTGTTAGCGATGTTTCTAGTTTGAAAATTAAAAACTCAATATTAACAAGTGTTTATCCAAAACAAGTTAATATCGTCAACATTTCTTATAAAGGAAACCTGAAAACTGTTAACTTCCAAAAAGGAAAAGAAACTGCAGATGTCACATTTTAAAAGACATTGCTAGTAAAATAAAAACTCCCGAATTTTCGGGAGTTTTTTAATTTTAATGACATAATGTATGGTCGTTGGGATCACTACCGTGTTGATGGTGTTTAATTTGTAATGCTTCTTTTTTCGGGGAAAGATAAGGTATTCCGATTTCTAAACCGCGTAGAATGAAAAGTCCGCCCAAAATAATCATTACAACTGGCACGAATTTCACCAATTTTAAACGCATGTTTTGGCTTAAAAAATTCCCCAAAACAACAACTGCAAACATAAAAGGAAAAGTACCCAATCCGAAAAATAACATATACAAAGCACCTTGCCAAATTCCGCCAGTTGCTAGAGATGCCGTTAAAGCCATATACACCATGCCGCAAGGCAAAAGACCATTAAGAAGGCCTGTGGTAAATCGCGATGACAAATCAGCTTTGGTTAGTAGTTTTGAAAGTTTTAATTTTACTTTTAATAAGGCTTTGTTGACAAAAGGAATTTTTGTAGCAAAATCTTTTCCGCCAAAAGAAAATAGAGCCATTACAATCAGCAAAATACCAACGCCAATACTAAGAGAAGTTTGTAAGCCTGCAAAATGAAAACTTTCACCAACAATTCCTAAAACAGCACCTAATAAAGAATAAGTGATAATTCTTCCAAAATTATAAGTGAAATTTTGGAGATAGAAGTTGACTTTTTGCTGCCGCGATAATCCCATGGAAAGTGCGATAGGTCCACACATGCCAATGCAATGAAAACCTGAAGCAAATCCCAGTAACAAGGCGGATAAAAGCAATGCTATTTCCATAATACATCATAATCAATCTGGTAGGATTGGTTATTTTCTTTCCATTTTGTTTTTAAAGTGTAAGAACCAGGTACCAAAACTTTTGCTGGTATCAACATGGAGTTGGTGCCATCAAGACGTTCTAGTTTATGGATATCTAGATTCGAATCATCCGTGCGGAAGAGTACAATGTCGATTTGTTTATTATCGATTTTTCTTTCCGAAGGGAAATGAAGTTTTATACCGTTTTTATCTTGGGAGTAAATGGGTTTTATCTCCAGGTGTTGTGCATTTTTTTTGGCATCAATAACATCTTGATAGACGAGTTCTTCCTCGTAATAATTGTCAGAAATCATTTCTGCATTTTGCTTTCCTATAGGAAATACTAAAATTAGATACAAAATAAATACAATAAAACTACCTAGCGCGATAACGACTCCATGTCCCCACGATAATTTTTTCAACATTTTTTTTATTTTTAAAATTGGAATTTGAATGGACCTTCGAAGTAAGTCTGGAAAGAGTCTAACAATTTTCCATTCATATCATAAACCCCGATGCTTAGGTTTTGTTTTGATAATTTAATTTGAGATTCTGGGAAACTTACATTGATGGTTCCTTTAATCATTGCATCTCTTTTCATGATAATTTTGTTACCTCCACTTACGCTGATTGTTCCATTTTGTGGTTCAATAACTTTGATCGTAACGGTTCTTGTTTCATTCGATTTGTTAAGGAAAGTATAGTTGTAAGTGTTTGTTATTTTGCCATCACGAAGGAAGAAAGTTGATCCAGGAGGTTTTAAAAATTTGGCCTCCATTGTTCCTCTATTGTTAAGCAAGAATCCTAAGAAAACCATCAATAAAACTAAAAGAACAGAAGAAATCTTCATTCTATTGTTAAACTTGAATTTTTCTTTTTTCTCAATCTGGTTGATGGATGCATAGCGAATAAGCCCTTTTGGCAGGCCTACTTTCTCCATAACTTCGTCACACGCATCAATACAAGCTGTACAGTTGATGCATTCTAGTTGTTGACCATCACGAATATCAATACCTGTTGGGCATACCACAACGCATTGGTGACAATCTATACAATCGCCTTTTCCTACGGCTTTTCTATCTTCTCCTTTTCTCCATTTTGAGCGGTTTTCTCCTCTTTGATAATCATAGAATACATTGATAGTTTCCTTGTCAATCAAGACACCTTGCAATCTTCCATAAGGACAAACTAAGGTACAGACTTGCTCTCTAAACCACGCAAATACAAAATAAAATGCTGCGGAGAACATAATCATCACCAAGAAATTAGTTGGTCGTGCAAATGGACCTTCCTTCATGATTTTGAAAACTTCCTCGTAGCCGACGATATACATGAACATGAAGTGCGTTATGATAACAGAAATCAGAATAAAAATCGACCATTTGAGTCCGCGTTTCCATATTTTTTCACTATTCCAAGCTTGCTGGTCTAGTCGGATTTGTTTGTTTCTATCACCTTCTATGGCATATTCAATTTTTCTAAAAATCATTTCCATAAAAATAGTTTGCGGACATATCCATCCACAAAATATTCTACCAAAAACAACTGTAAATAAAATAATGAATACTAAAGAAGCAATTGCACCTAAAGCTAAAATAAAGAAATCTTGAGGGTAAAATGGTTGTCCAACAATAAAGAATTGACGATCCAAGATATTAATCATCAAGAATGGATTGCCATTAATTTTTATAAATGGAACCGCAAATAGAATAATTAATAGAATAACACTGACTACATTTCTGTAATTGGTGTATTTTCCTTTTGGTTTTCTAGGAAATACCCATTTACGTTTTCCAGTATTATCCATCGTTCCGACAGAATCTCTAAAGGTTTCTGCCTCAACGATTTGGCCTTGCCCACCGATAACAGGTTTGTTAGAGTCGCTCATATCATAACTTTTATAAATAAAAAAAGAGATTGCCCGAAAAAAGAATTAATTCTTTTTCCAATACCAGTCCAATTTACGAAAGAACTGATATATTTTGACAATCTCTTTTATATGGTTTTCTTAAAATCTATTTCTCCCAGTTCGCTTCTGTACCTTGTGGTGCAGCGCCGCCCTGTGCTTGTGTAATAGGAGCTTGCTCTTGGTTGATATGATATACATAAGCCGAAACTTTTTCGATATCATTACCAGTTAGCACGCCATTTTGTCCCCAAGCTTGCATTGTTGGATTGTGTGGACTACCATTGTACACAACGTGGAAAATACTTTTGTATAAGGTTTTTTCCGGTTGATTAATCCAGAAATTGTCTGTCAAGTTTGGACCAATACCTCCTTTTCCTGCATCCATGTGGCAAGCCACACAGTTTGTTTCAAAGATAGCTTTACCTTCTTCAACATGATCTTCCGTGAAAACAGCGGTTTCCAATGTTGCCTGCGGTACTGTTTCTAGATACTTTTCGACAGCAGCAATCTGTGCTTTGTGTTCTTGGTTGTACTCGACATCTGGGTCAGCAAAATCTGTAAAGCTAAAAGAAACAATATACAATACACAATATGCAATACCGAAATAGAATAGACCTAACCACCACTTTGGTAATTGATTGTCAAGCTCCATAATTCCATCGAAACCATGGTCGATAAGGATATCCTCTTCCTCTTTTGCGGTTTGTTTTTTAGAAGCAGACGCCCACAAATGTTTGAAATAAGGGACTTTTGTTTCTGCTAGATATTGGTTTTTCTCTTCTTCAGTTAATTTTTTGAATTTTTCATTCTCAATTAAATCACCAATCGCAGACTGAATAAATACTACGATGATACTTACTATGGTTGCTGCCCAGAAATATTTCGTTTTGAAAAATTCTGAAGTCTGTGCAAACATGTAAAATACGACAAGCAATAATCCTAATACAACAAGGATATTAATATATACGGGTGTTCTTCTTTTCATGATCTTAAAATTGTTTTAATGCGAAGTTTTATTATCATCTTTTTCTTCGTCTTTTTCCTCAATGTTGATATCGTCATCAAGTGGCGCATTTTCTTGTTCTTGATAAAACTTTTTTGGTTTGTTGAATACATAGTACGCAATACCAACAAAGGTGATAAGGAACAATATTAATGACAGGGTATTCAAAAATCCTGCATATTCTACATTGGAAACGATGTCTTTAAAACTTTGCGGAATCATTCGTAATTATTATTAGTTGCTCGCAGTTTTTACTTCAGTTGTCTTAATATCTGTTCCTAAGCGTTGTAAGTACGCAATAAGAGCTGTTATTTCTCTTTTTTCAAGCGGTACGAAACTTGCACCTTGCGTTTCTTTTTGCTTAGCAAATTCTTCCTTAACGTCTGCTGCTTCAGAATAAATATTTTTAACAATTGCATTGGCTTGATTATTCATCCAAGAATCTATGGAGTCAATCTGTGCTTTTGTATAAGGTACATCTAGTGAGTTTTTCATAAGCTCAAGTTTGGCTTTGCTCAAAGATGTATCTAGCGTATTTGTAATTAACCAAGGATAACGTGGCATGATAGATCCTGCCGATGTTGATCTTGGATTATACATGTGTTTGAAGTGCCAAGAGTCTGGTCTTACACCGCCTTCTCTATGTAGATCTGGCCCAGTTCTTTTAGAACCCCAAAGGAATGGGAAGTCATATACGAATTCGCCAGCTTTAGAATATTGACCATTTTTACCATTGAAACGTACAACTTCGTCACGGAAAGGTCTAATCATTTGAGAGTGACAAGCGTTACACCCTTCTCTAATATAGATGTCTCTACCTTCTAATTCTAATGGACTGTAAGGTTTAACCGCTGATATAGTAGGGACGTTATTTTTCACAAATATTGTTGGTAAAATCTCAATCATACCTCCGATAGCTACAGCAACGAAAGCTCCGATTGTTAAATATAAAGGTGTTCTTTCCAACCAAAGGTGGAAGGTTTCGCCTTGTTTTCTACCTTTTACAGTTTTAGCCAATGCAGGTGCTTCAGCAGGTACATTTTTAAGGAATGAACCTTGTCTAGCTGTTGCAATTAGGTTAACTACCATCAAAATTGATCCAATGATGTATAATAAACCACCAACAAATCTCATCTTGTAATATGGTAAAATAGCCGTTACAGTATCTAACCAGTTTTTATAAACTAAAGTTCCATCTGGGTTGAATTGTTTCCACATCAAACCTTGCGTAAATCCTGAAATATATAAAGGAACGGCATAGAAAATAATACCGAAAGTCCCTAGCCAGAAATGCCAGTTAGCCATTTTGGTTGAGTACAATTTAGTTCTCCACATTACAGGTACCAAATAATAGATAACCCCAAATGCCATAAATCCATTCCATCCTAAAGCACCTAAGTGTACGTGACCAATTACCCAGTCTGTAAAGTGCCCAACTTTATTTAAAGTTTTTGTTGCTAAAATTGGACCTTCGAAAGTTGCCATACCGTAACATGTTACCGCCACTACGAAGAATTTAAGAATTGGATTCTCTCTTACTTTATCCCAAGCTCCTCTTAATGTCAATAGACCATTAAGCATACCACCCCAGGATGGTGCGATTAGCATAATTGAGAAACCTGTTCCTACGGCCTGTGCCCATGCTGGTAAAGATGTATATTGTAAATGGTGAGGGCCTGCCCAGATATATACAAAAATTAATGACCAAAAGTGGATAATTGAAAGTTTGTACGAGAATACTGGTCTTTCTGCTGCTTTAGGTAAGAAGTAATACATCAAACCTAATACAGGCGTTGTTAATACGAAAGCCACAGCATTGTGACCATACCACCATTGTACTAATGCATCTTTAACACCAGAATAGATAGAATAAGACTTCCACATTGTTAAAGGAACCTCAAGGTTGTTAAAGATGTGCAACATTGCAATGGCAACCCATGTGCCCAAGTAGAACCAAATAGCAACATACAAGTGTCTAACTCTTCTCTTGGCGATTGTCCCGAACATGTTAATACCGAAAATCACCCAGATTACCGTAATTAAAATGTCAATAGGCCATTCGTGCTCGGCATATTCTTTAGAAGTGTTAATACCCATAAGGAATGTGATGACTACAGAGACGATCATAATCTGCCATCCCCAGAAGTGGATCCATGACAACGTGTCGCTCCACATTCTTGTTTTTAGAAGTCGTTGCATCGAGTAATATGCCCCAGCAAAGAAGCTGTTACATACGAACGCGAAAATCACAGCACTAGTGTGCAACATTCTGATTCTTCCGAACCCAAATGCCCCATGTGAGTTGATTAATCCCTGCATATCCCCACTCTTGAGACTGGCAATTGTCGGGTCGTCCGTTCCTAAGAAATATTCAGGAAGTTCCGGATAAAAAAGCATTAGTGCCGCAGTAAGCCCAAGTAAGAATCCAACCAAGCCAAAAACTACAGTTGCAATCAAAAAAGCTTTTACGATACTATTGTCATAACTAAACTTTTGTGTTTCCATATCTACAAATCACTATTATCTTTTCTTTCTTTTTTTTCAGATTCCAATGTCTCATCTTTTATTTCGTCATCCATCAGGATCCGAACTGCAGGGCTTTCATCGTCTTCAAAATGTCCTTTTCTAGCCCCAATAATGAAGATTATTAAGAAAACTACAGCCAGAGAAACGCTGCATATAATCATTAAATATAGAATCTCCATATGTGAGACAAATTTAAACTAAATAAAGTTCCCAAATTTAGTTAAAATTAATGACTTTGGTCAGAATGATTTTATTTTAATTAATTTATAATTTATCTAAATAGTTTTTATTTACGTAATAGCTTGAAATACTTTGTACTACGGTACCATGTTGACAAGGTGGTGAAAGCCACAACGCTTATAGAACTGATAGGCATAATAATGGCCGCAAACAAAGGCGAAACTTTCCCCATAACCGCAAAGCTAACCCCAATAACATTATAGAATAAACTGATTGCAAATGTTAATTTTACAATACTTATAGCGTCTTTTGAGAATTTTAAGTATTTATCAAATTCTGGGATTTTTCCACCGTCCATAATCACATCAGATGATGGTGTGAACGCGTTGGTGTCGTCAGCGATTGCGATGCCTACATTGCTTTGTTTCAAGGCGCCGGCATCGTTCAATCCATCACCGAGCATGGCGACTTTATGATGTTGGTTTTGAAGTTGTTGGATGAATTCTAGTTTGTCTTCTGGACTTTGGTTAAAACGCATTTCTTTAACATTCGGGATCATCGTTTTCAGTTGTTGTTCTTCCGAAGAATTGTCGCCGCTTAAAATGCTGATTTCGTAGGATTTTAAACTATAAAAAAGTTGTTTTAAATCTTTTCGATACTCGTTTTTAAAAGTGTATTTTCCTAAATAATCATTACCAGCTTGGATGAAAACTGCGGTTTCCAAATTTCCAGATTGTTGTCCTGTAAAACTGGCTGATCCTATTTTGTAAATCTTACCACGCACATTTGCCGAATAGCCTTTTCCTGAGATCTCCACAAAGTTTTCGACAGGGAAATAATCGTCCTCAATTTCAATGAATTCATATAAAGATTTGGACAATGGGTGGTTTGAGTTTTTAAGTAAACTTTTAATATTTCTTAAATCAAATTCAGAAATCGTATCGCCATGATAGTTGATATTTGATTTTTTACTTTCGGTAATAGTTCCTGTTTTATCAAATACCAAGCTGTCAATTTTAGCTAGTTTTTCGATGGTTAAAGTGTCTTTGACGTAGAATTTGTTTCTTCCCAAAATTCGCATCACATGTCCAAAGGTAAATGGTGCCGAAAGAGCCAAGGCACAAGGGCAAGCGATAATTAATATGGCCGCAACCACTTGGAACATTTTTTCGAAATTCTCTTGCGACCAATAGATGGCAGAGATGGCAGTAATACTTAGTATAACAATAGTAAAGTACTTACTAATTTTGTTGGTTATGGTATCGAGCCCTGTTTCTGTTTTTTTGAACGCTTCTTTGTTCCAAAGTTGAGTAAGGTAACTTTGGTCCACGTTTTTAATAACTTCCAGCTCCAATATTGGTCCGCTTTGTTTCCCTCCAGCAAAAATCTTGTCGCCCGCTTTTTTGGAAACTAAAGCAGCCTCTCCTGTTATGAAGCTGTTGTCAATATTGGCTTCCCCTTTTATTAGGATAGAATCGACAGGGATAATTTCCTGATTTCTTACCATAATTCTGTCGCCAACTTTTAGGTCGGACAAGAGAATGTTTTCTTGTTTTCCGTTGAAGTCTATTTTGGTAACCGCAATTGGGTAAAAAGATTTATAATCTCGGTCGTATGATAAAGTATTGTAAGTTCTTTTCTGGAAGGTTTTTCCTAAAAGCATGAAGAAAAGTAGTCCGCAAAGCGTATCGAAATACCCTGGACCATAGTCTGTTGCGATTTCGTAAATGGATCGTCCGTACAGCATGATGATTCCAATAACAATAGGAACGTCGATGTTGATGATTTTGTTTTTTAAGCCATACCAAGCAGATTTGTAATAATCTTGCGCGGAATAAAATACCACAGGTGTCGCTAAGATTAATAACATAATTCTGAAAAGATGCTTGTAACTTTCCATCCAGACATCGTTGCCGCCGATGTATTCTGGGAAGCTTAAAAACATGCTGTTTCCAAAAGCAAATCCTGCAATCGCTAATTTTACGAGTAAACTTTTGTCAAGAGTTTCTTTTTTTTTATCCGCTGTTTCTAAATTAATAACAGGTTTGTAGCCGAAGCTTGTTAAAAATCGAGCGAGTTCACTCAGTTTTAATTCTTCACTTTTGTACGCGATTTGTACGGTTTTTCGAGTGAAATTAACTTGCGAGTATTTTATTTTCGGATTAATTGTGTTAAGACTTTCTAAAAGCCAAATACAAGACGAACAATGTATAACTGGAATTT
This genomic stretch from Chryseobacterium sp. POL2 harbors:
- a CDS encoding heavy metal translocating P-type ATPase, translated to MSENCFHCGQPIEKERIEFDEKLFCCNGCQSVYEILNLHNLGNFYEFNKSSGIRPNSDDQTQFDYLDAEDVFNKIVDFHEGGTTLVTFKIPVIHCSSCIWLLESLNTINPKIKYSQVNFTRKTVQIAYKSEELKLSELARFLTSFGYKPVINLETADKKKETLDKSLLVKLAIAGFAFGNSMFLSFPEYIGGNDVWMESYKHLFRIMLLILATPVVFYSAQDYYKSAWYGLKNKIINIDVPIVIGIIMLYGRSIYEIATDYGPGYFDTLCGLLFFMLLGKTFQKRTYNTLSYDRDYKSFYPIAVTKIDFNGKQENILLSDLKVGDRIMVRNQEIIPVDSILIKGEANIDNSFITGEAALVSKKAGDKIFAGGKQSGPILELEVIKNVDQSYLTQLWNKEAFKKTETGLDTITNKISKYFTIVILSITAISAIYWSQENFEKMFQVVAAILIIACPCALALSAPFTFGHVMRILGRNKFYVKDTLTIEKLAKIDSLVFDKTGTITESKKSNINYHGDTISEFDLRNIKSLLKNSNHPLSKSLYEFIEIEDDYFPVENFVEISGKGYSANVRGKIYKIGSASFTGQQSGNLETAVFIQAGNDYLGKYTFKNEYRKDLKQLFYSLKSYEISILSGDNSSEEQQLKTMIPNVKEMRFNQSPEDKLEFIQQLQNQHHKVAMLGDGLNDAGALKQSNVGIAIADDTNAFTPSSDVIMDGGKIPEFDKYLKFSKDAISIVKLTFAISLFYNVIGVSFAVMGKVSPLFAAIIMPISSISVVAFTTLSTWYRSTKYFKLLRK